The genomic region GATGCATAGTCTGATCGTTTATCGGTTCATTCGGAAATTCTGAATGAGGGCACATGAAAGGAGGTGAATACGATGCAAATGGAAAAAAAGGAATGGCAAGCACCAGCTCTTGAAGTGTTGGAAGTCAATCAAACGATGGCCGGTACTGGTTACAGACAAATTGACTGGGTAACGGTTCACGATGCGGATCTGTACGATCCAACTTCCTAAGTTATTAAGTTTTATGAAGTGTCATCATACTTAAAGGGCGGAATGCACTAAATCCAGCTTTTCGCCTCCGCCCTTATATTGAGCAACACGAATATAAGGGCTTTTTTTTACATTTTATTACGAAGGAGGCGTCGTTCATTGTTGCCTGTGCATTATGTAGCGTATGGTTTGCGCTGGTCGAGCCAAATTCCAATGCCTGAATTACAGAGCGTACCCAAGGATGCAGAGATTCGTTCTGATGTCGTGGATGTACACATTGAGTCATCAGATCTGAATACATTATGGGAAAAGTGGGATCTCGGCAACGACAACTTTGTGGCACGGGAAGGCAGCCTTTTTTTCAAAATCGAAGATACAGGTCTGTTTCTAATGGAGCACGGAAAGCGCATCGTTGTATGCCCCCAGCCGGGAGCAGATGAAAAGAAGGTTAGATTATTCATTCTGGGCACATGTATGGCGGTCATTATGATGCAACGTGGCATTCTTCCGCTGCATGGTAGTGCAGTTGTTATTGATGGCTGGGCTTACGCATTTGTCGGACATTCGGGGGCAGGTAAATCGACGTTGTCGGCTGCACTCGCATCACGCGGGTATCCGCTTCTCACCGATGATGTTGTCGCACTGACCTGGGATGCCGGGGGAAGAGCCATCGTATCACCTGGTTATCCGCAGCAGAAATTGTGGCAGCCCAGTCTGGATGGCTTCGGCATGAAGGAACAGGATTATGCAACGGTTCATGCAGAGATTACGAAGTATGCGATACCTGTTCAGCACTATTTTCATGAGATGGCTGTGCCACTGGCAGGGGTATTTGAACTTGCTCCACAACCGGAAGAAGACCATACGTCCGTTCAACTGGTTGAAGTGACAGGGCTGGAACGACTGCATCTGTTATGTTCCCATACGTTCCGTGGTGGACTTGTTGCAAGGCAGGGATTGGCGCAATGGCTGTTCGAGACCGTCTCAAGACTCTCGGCAAGTGTGGAAATTGGCAGATTGACCAGAACCGGTGCTGAGTTTACAGCATTTGAGATGGTGGATCGGATCACAGATCATATACGCAAAGGAGTGCATACAGGACAATGACAGCG from Paenibacillus sp. FSL R5-0341 harbors:
- a CDS encoding paeninodin family lasso peptide produces the protein MEKKEWQAPALEVLEVNQTMAGTGYRQIDWVTVHDADLYDPTS
- a CDS encoding aldolase, producing the protein MLPVHYVAYGLRWSSQIPMPELQSVPKDAEIRSDVVDVHIESSDLNTLWEKWDLGNDNFVAREGSLFFKIEDTGLFLMEHGKRIVVCPQPGADEKKVRLFILGTCMAVIMMQRGILPLHGSAVVIDGWAYAFVGHSGAGKSTLSAALASRGYPLLTDDVVALTWDAGGRAIVSPGYPQQKLWQPSLDGFGMKEQDYATVHAEITKYAIPVQHYFHEMAVPLAGVFELAPQPEEDHTSVQLVEVTGLERLHLLCSHTFRGGLVARQGLAQWLFETVSRLSASVEIGRLTRTGAEFTAFEMVDRITDHIRKGVHTGQ